A window from Centropristis striata isolate RG_2023a ecotype Rhode Island chromosome 2, C.striata_1.0, whole genome shotgun sequence encodes these proteins:
- the LOC131992430 gene encoding transmembrane protein 138-like, translated as MLFNTYVFQVGLVAILLERFRALLMLSALYLTFSIILHSWLMNIRWLNTNRFIWTDGLQVLFVVQRVASVLYYYFYKRTSEYLGDPRLYEDSPWLRDLFARARQ; from the exons ATGCTGTTTAACACCTACGTGTTCCAGGTCGGCCTGGTCGCCATATTGCTGGAGCGGTTTAGAGCTCTGCTAATGCTCTCTGCTCTCTATTTGACCTTCAGTATCATACTCCATTCCTGGCTTATG AATATCCGTTGGCTGAAtaccaacagatttatttggacGGACGGCCTTCAGGTGCTGTTTGTGGTCCAAAGAGTCG CTTCGGTGTTGTACTACTACTTCTATAAAAGGACCTCAGAGTATCTGGGTGACCCTCGGCTCTATGAGGATTCACCTTGGCTGCGAGATCTGTTCGCTCGAGCCAGACAGTGA
- the cfap70 gene encoding cilia- and flagella-associated protein 70 isoform X1, with product METPGNSAETHLIIQITVFRGNNLQGKKSDSFQSFLQVEVDGNVLGESDKKQFDAVEQLVDYDFTCNFHCPNDIQALSGMAHKPIILTVREFLPEEKKVEAKTPVLGQAVVDLLPLLQGQCSFSSTVPLNPVTSSSAKESSHDSGNKSVQTAVRARLKKVAMQVLLAGKRKPTLDVCVSVSDPVRSDAELAVSNLLKVTLETAYSIPESWTLQSGPAPTPCTYTAALEVPLTAQKDQVLVFCEGQLKAGGQREEKGRPKKRPHRAPLVPGNHFLPAAFFNAEPIEQEDGELNGLEDQEFRNEAETTRHRVSWDTEMRCFLDAGGTTRLRQKITESRLWPVEIMRSLAPLTKAAETKMPAEENQEIPFHGVVFVDMGRLLYPGVSRIRGAYSVQPFSEAELLKKAKRSVSVLKEQAKAAVEQVKARAGSATGSYKAKAGKSLDGKGSKEPKEQARKQPGNQSKMAVAESVADPVAETEPHVNTEGNMYVEARTYIIIEIALEKPLVPKTSPEELARRVKALIPPRPPVPAGPSRAEKAVLDFHRQVGNVVAHVSDQYEELFGARCNPYEESGKEQMKVQLMGSLNTSGRYVTFKEQMKHAVVRIVRDKMQRTEPFTDPQELKAFVSKLYVYLVDEMHIGLNKIYSADDVDDDSLDEIQLSSSQLRHFAREAQLTGDYQQAVQYYQELVVRHPTEPSHKFEWGSLYMLTGDYMKAEECFTDAVSIQQAHQPSLMMCGVLAAMFERHEEAQTLLERATSIDPPSVVAWTLLGLLHESHNESILAERAFLEARRQLRAKEAKKQMQNEEEKKGREKHKEDKNEKEKDQREEEEMATPACHSPTVKKECKNQDSGVQGEPPAQSVSSGSAPAKFSNIFTETVQFLLQNAALQMAERALSLELLCSDGGRSVSYLLHLAQLQLLRADYCSAAASLEEALCLRNQDVDAWALNGHCHYMQGAFSDAQESYERSLNILQQPASCPLLVLLRLGSIYLQQGKCEQAKVVYLQACEQSPSCLTWLGLGTTYYRLEELSVAEEALTEANHLNTQNAEVWAYLSLICLRSGRQKEAEQFYKYATRFNLQKESLLKEFSELKEQLCFTHLESCFGTSS from the exons ATGGAGACTCCTGGAAATTCTgcagaaacacatttaattattcaaataacTGTCTTTCGTGGAAATAACCTG CAAGGAAAAAAGTCAGACAGCTTCCAGAGTTTTCTGCAGGTTGAAGTAGATGGAAATGTGCTGGGAGAGTCAGATAAGAAGCAGTTCGATGCTGTGGAGCAGCTCGTTGACTACGACTTTACCTGCAACTTTCACTGCCCAAATGACATCCAGGCTCTCAGTGGCATGGCCCATAAACCCATCATAT TGacagtgagagagttcctgccTGAGGAGAAGAAAGTCGAGGCGAAGACTCCAGTGTTGGGCCAAGCTGTGGTTGACCTGCTGCCACTGCTACAAG gTCAGTGCAGCTTCTCATCCACAGTCCCACTTAATCCAGTGACCAGCTCTTCAGCCAAAGAGTCCTCCCATGACTCCGGCAACAAG AGTGTCCAGACAGCAGTTAGAGCCAGACTGAAGAAGGTCGCCATGCAAGTCCTTTTAGCAGGCAAGAGGAAG CCGAccctggatgtgtgtgtgagtgtgtctgatCCAGTGCGGTCTGATGCTGAACTTGCAGTCTCCAACCTGCTGAAGGTAACCTTGGAGACAGCCTACTCCATCCCTGAGTCATGGACGCTGCAGTCTGGCCCTGCCCCCACTCCCTGCACATACACTGCTGCCCTGGAGGTCCCACTTACTGCACAG AAAGATCAGGTGCTGGTGTTCTGTGAGGGGCAGCTGAAGGCTggggggcagagagaggaaaaaggcAGACCGAAAAAGAGGCCCCATCGGGCCCCGCTGGTCCCTGGGAACCACTTCCTGCCTGCTGCCTTTTTCAACGCAGAACCCATTGAACAGGAGGATGGAGAGCTGAATGGCTTAGAG GATCAGGAGTTTCGAAATGAAGCAGAGACCACGAGGCACAGGGTGAGCTGGGACACGGAGATGCGCTGCTTCCTGGATGCAGGAGGAACAACCAG ACTGCGGCAGAAGATCACTGAGAGCAGACTGTGGCCAGTGGAGATAATGAGGTCGCTGGCTCCGCTGACAAAGGCAGCAGAAACCAAGATG ccagcTGAGGAAAACCAAGAGATCCCCTTCCACGGTGTTGTGTTTGTGGACATGGGGCGGCTGCTGTATCCTGGAGTCAGCCGCATCCGAGGAGCATACAGCGTTCAGCCTTTCTCTGAGGCTGAGTTGCTGAAAAAG GCCAAGAGGAGTGTCAGTGTGTTAAAGGAGCAGGCTAAGGCTGCAGTCGAGCAGGTCAAAGCTCGTGCTGGCTCGGCTACAGGCTCTTACAAGGCGAAAGCAGGGAAGAGCTTGGATGGAAAGGGATCAAAGGAACCCAAGGAGCAAGCCAGAAAG CAACCTGGtaatcaaagcaaaatggctgTGGCCGAAAGTGTGGCGGACCCTGTGGCTGAAACTGAGCCACACGTCAATACAGAAGGAAAT ATGTATGTGGAGGCCAGAACATATATTATCATTGAGATAGCCTTGGAGAAACCGCTGGTACCCAAAACATCTCCAGAGGAGCTTGCCAGAAg GGTGAAGGCTTTGATCCCACCCAGACCTCCAGTTCCAGCAGGCCCTAGCCGAGCAGAAAAA GCCGTGCTGGACTTCCACAGGCAGGTAGGCAATGTGGTGGCCCATGTTTCAGACCAGTATGAGGAATTGTTTGGAGCAAGATGCAACCCATATGAAGAGAGCGGCAAGGAGCAAATGAAGGTTCAGCTGATGGGATCGCTTAACACCTCTGGAAGATACGTCACCTTCAAGGAACAGATGAAG CATGCAGTGGTGAGGATTGTACGTGACAAGATGCAGCGGACGGAGCCATTCACTGACCCTCAGGAGCTGAAGGCTTTTGTCAGCAAGCTTTATGTTTACCTGGTAGACGAAATGCACATAGGTCTCAacaag ATTTATTCAGCAGATGACGTTGATGATGACTCCCTGGATGAGATCCAGTTGAGTTCTTCTCAGCTCAGACATTTTGCCAGAGAGGCTCAGCTTACCGGGGATTATCAGCAGGCTGTTCAGTACTACCAAGAG CTGGTGGTGAGGCACCCCACTGAGCCCTCACACAAGTTTGAGTGGGGAAGTCTTTACATGCTGACAGGAGACTACATGAAGGCTGAAGAGTGTTTTACTGACGCCGTGTCCATCCAGCAAGCACACCAACCCAG CCTGATGATGTGCGGGGTCTTGGCAGCAATGTTTGAGCGCCATGAGGAGGCCCAGACCCTGCTAGAGAGAGCAACCAGCATAGATCCGCCCAGTGTTGTGGCCTGGACGCTGCTGG GTTTGCTCCATGAGAGCCACAACGAATCCATCCTGGCTGAGAGAGCTTTTCTTGAGGCCAGAAGGCAGCTGAGGGCAAAAGAGGCAAAGAAGCAAATGCAGaacgaggaggagaagaaaggcaGGGAGAAACACAAGGAGGACAAaaatgagaaagagaaagaccagcgagaggaagaggagatggcAACACCTGCATGTCATTCTCCCACTGTTAAGAAAG AGTGTAAAAACCAGGACTCAGGGGTGCAGGGAGAGCCCCCGGCACAGAGTGTCAGCTCCGGATCAGCTCCTGCTAAATTCTCCAACATTTTCACTGAGACGGTTCAGTTCCTGCTGCAGAACGCTGCCCTGcag ATGGCAGAACGTGCTCTGTCTCTGGAGCTCCTGTGTTCAGATGGTGGTCGCAGCGTCTCCTATCTCCTTCATCTGGCTCAGTTGCAGCTGCTCAGAGCTGACTACTGCAGTGCCGCTGCAAGCCTCGAGGAGGCGCTGTGTCTCAGAAACCAG GATGTGGACGCATGGGCGCTAAACGGTCACTGTCACTACATGCAAGGGGCTTTTAGTGATGCCCAGGAGAGCTACGAGAGGAGCCTCAACATCCTGCAGCAGCCAGCATCTTGTCCTCTACTTGTCCTCCTCCGTCTGGGATCCATCTACCTCCAGCAGGGGAAG TGTGAGCAAGCCAAAGTTGTCTACCTGCAGGCTTGTGAGCAGTCTCCGTCCTGCCTGACCTGGCTGGGCCTGGGCACCACCTATTACCGG ctGGAGGAGCTGAGTGTAGCTGAGGAAGCTTTGACTGAGGCCAACCATTTGAACACACAGAATGCAGAGGTGTGGGCTTACCTGTCTCTGATCTGCCTCAGG TCTGGAAGACAAAAAGAAGCAGAGCAGTTTTATAAATATGCAACAAGG TTCAACCTGCAGAAGGAGTCACTCCTCAAAGAGTTCAGTGAGCTGAAGGAGCAGCTCTGCTTCACTCATCTGGAGTCATGCTTCGGAACAAGCTCATGA
- the cfap70 gene encoding cilia- and flagella-associated protein 70 isoform X2: METPGNSAETHLIIQITVFRGNNLQGKKSDSFQSFLQVEVDGNVLGESDKKQFDAVEQLVDYDFTCNFHCPNDIQALSGMAHKPIILTVREFLPEEKKVEAKTPVLGQAVVDLLPLLQGQCSFSSTVPLNPVTSSSAKESSHDSGNKPTLDVCVSVSDPVRSDAELAVSNLLKVTLETAYSIPESWTLQSGPAPTPCTYTAALEVPLTAQKDQVLVFCEGQLKAGGQREEKGRPKKRPHRAPLVPGNHFLPAAFFNAEPIEQEDGELNGLEDQEFRNEAETTRHRVSWDTEMRCFLDAGGTTRLRQKITESRLWPVEIMRSLAPLTKAAETKMPAEENQEIPFHGVVFVDMGRLLYPGVSRIRGAYSVQPFSEAELLKKAKRSVSVLKEQAKAAVEQVKARAGSATGSYKAKAGKSLDGKGSKEPKEQARKQPGNQSKMAVAESVADPVAETEPHVNTEGNMYVEARTYIIIEIALEKPLVPKTSPEELARRVKALIPPRPPVPAGPSRAEKAVLDFHRQVGNVVAHVSDQYEELFGARCNPYEESGKEQMKVQLMGSLNTSGRYVTFKEQMKHAVVRIVRDKMQRTEPFTDPQELKAFVSKLYVYLVDEMHIGLNKIYSADDVDDDSLDEIQLSSSQLRHFAREAQLTGDYQQAVQYYQELVVRHPTEPSHKFEWGSLYMLTGDYMKAEECFTDAVSIQQAHQPSLMMCGVLAAMFERHEEAQTLLERATSIDPPSVVAWTLLGLLHESHNESILAERAFLEARRQLRAKEAKKQMQNEEEKKGREKHKEDKNEKEKDQREEEEMATPACHSPTVKKECKNQDSGVQGEPPAQSVSSGSAPAKFSNIFTETVQFLLQNAALQMAERALSLELLCSDGGRSVSYLLHLAQLQLLRADYCSAAASLEEALCLRNQDVDAWALNGHCHYMQGAFSDAQESYERSLNILQQPASCPLLVLLRLGSIYLQQGKCEQAKVVYLQACEQSPSCLTWLGLGTTYYRLEELSVAEEALTEANHLNTQNAEVWAYLSLICLRSGRQKEAEQFYKYATRFNLQKESLLKEFSELKEQLCFTHLESCFGTSS, from the exons ATGGAGACTCCTGGAAATTCTgcagaaacacatttaattattcaaataacTGTCTTTCGTGGAAATAACCTG CAAGGAAAAAAGTCAGACAGCTTCCAGAGTTTTCTGCAGGTTGAAGTAGATGGAAATGTGCTGGGAGAGTCAGATAAGAAGCAGTTCGATGCTGTGGAGCAGCTCGTTGACTACGACTTTACCTGCAACTTTCACTGCCCAAATGACATCCAGGCTCTCAGTGGCATGGCCCATAAACCCATCATAT TGacagtgagagagttcctgccTGAGGAGAAGAAAGTCGAGGCGAAGACTCCAGTGTTGGGCCAAGCTGTGGTTGACCTGCTGCCACTGCTACAAG gTCAGTGCAGCTTCTCATCCACAGTCCCACTTAATCCAGTGACCAGCTCTTCAGCCAAAGAGTCCTCCCATGACTCCGGCAACAAG CCGAccctggatgtgtgtgtgagtgtgtctgatCCAGTGCGGTCTGATGCTGAACTTGCAGTCTCCAACCTGCTGAAGGTAACCTTGGAGACAGCCTACTCCATCCCTGAGTCATGGACGCTGCAGTCTGGCCCTGCCCCCACTCCCTGCACATACACTGCTGCCCTGGAGGTCCCACTTACTGCACAG AAAGATCAGGTGCTGGTGTTCTGTGAGGGGCAGCTGAAGGCTggggggcagagagaggaaaaaggcAGACCGAAAAAGAGGCCCCATCGGGCCCCGCTGGTCCCTGGGAACCACTTCCTGCCTGCTGCCTTTTTCAACGCAGAACCCATTGAACAGGAGGATGGAGAGCTGAATGGCTTAGAG GATCAGGAGTTTCGAAATGAAGCAGAGACCACGAGGCACAGGGTGAGCTGGGACACGGAGATGCGCTGCTTCCTGGATGCAGGAGGAACAACCAG ACTGCGGCAGAAGATCACTGAGAGCAGACTGTGGCCAGTGGAGATAATGAGGTCGCTGGCTCCGCTGACAAAGGCAGCAGAAACCAAGATG ccagcTGAGGAAAACCAAGAGATCCCCTTCCACGGTGTTGTGTTTGTGGACATGGGGCGGCTGCTGTATCCTGGAGTCAGCCGCATCCGAGGAGCATACAGCGTTCAGCCTTTCTCTGAGGCTGAGTTGCTGAAAAAG GCCAAGAGGAGTGTCAGTGTGTTAAAGGAGCAGGCTAAGGCTGCAGTCGAGCAGGTCAAAGCTCGTGCTGGCTCGGCTACAGGCTCTTACAAGGCGAAAGCAGGGAAGAGCTTGGATGGAAAGGGATCAAAGGAACCCAAGGAGCAAGCCAGAAAG CAACCTGGtaatcaaagcaaaatggctgTGGCCGAAAGTGTGGCGGACCCTGTGGCTGAAACTGAGCCACACGTCAATACAGAAGGAAAT ATGTATGTGGAGGCCAGAACATATATTATCATTGAGATAGCCTTGGAGAAACCGCTGGTACCCAAAACATCTCCAGAGGAGCTTGCCAGAAg GGTGAAGGCTTTGATCCCACCCAGACCTCCAGTTCCAGCAGGCCCTAGCCGAGCAGAAAAA GCCGTGCTGGACTTCCACAGGCAGGTAGGCAATGTGGTGGCCCATGTTTCAGACCAGTATGAGGAATTGTTTGGAGCAAGATGCAACCCATATGAAGAGAGCGGCAAGGAGCAAATGAAGGTTCAGCTGATGGGATCGCTTAACACCTCTGGAAGATACGTCACCTTCAAGGAACAGATGAAG CATGCAGTGGTGAGGATTGTACGTGACAAGATGCAGCGGACGGAGCCATTCACTGACCCTCAGGAGCTGAAGGCTTTTGTCAGCAAGCTTTATGTTTACCTGGTAGACGAAATGCACATAGGTCTCAacaag ATTTATTCAGCAGATGACGTTGATGATGACTCCCTGGATGAGATCCAGTTGAGTTCTTCTCAGCTCAGACATTTTGCCAGAGAGGCTCAGCTTACCGGGGATTATCAGCAGGCTGTTCAGTACTACCAAGAG CTGGTGGTGAGGCACCCCACTGAGCCCTCACACAAGTTTGAGTGGGGAAGTCTTTACATGCTGACAGGAGACTACATGAAGGCTGAAGAGTGTTTTACTGACGCCGTGTCCATCCAGCAAGCACACCAACCCAG CCTGATGATGTGCGGGGTCTTGGCAGCAATGTTTGAGCGCCATGAGGAGGCCCAGACCCTGCTAGAGAGAGCAACCAGCATAGATCCGCCCAGTGTTGTGGCCTGGACGCTGCTGG GTTTGCTCCATGAGAGCCACAACGAATCCATCCTGGCTGAGAGAGCTTTTCTTGAGGCCAGAAGGCAGCTGAGGGCAAAAGAGGCAAAGAAGCAAATGCAGaacgaggaggagaagaaaggcaGGGAGAAACACAAGGAGGACAAaaatgagaaagagaaagaccagcgagaggaagaggagatggcAACACCTGCATGTCATTCTCCCACTGTTAAGAAAG AGTGTAAAAACCAGGACTCAGGGGTGCAGGGAGAGCCCCCGGCACAGAGTGTCAGCTCCGGATCAGCTCCTGCTAAATTCTCCAACATTTTCACTGAGACGGTTCAGTTCCTGCTGCAGAACGCTGCCCTGcag ATGGCAGAACGTGCTCTGTCTCTGGAGCTCCTGTGTTCAGATGGTGGTCGCAGCGTCTCCTATCTCCTTCATCTGGCTCAGTTGCAGCTGCTCAGAGCTGACTACTGCAGTGCCGCTGCAAGCCTCGAGGAGGCGCTGTGTCTCAGAAACCAG GATGTGGACGCATGGGCGCTAAACGGTCACTGTCACTACATGCAAGGGGCTTTTAGTGATGCCCAGGAGAGCTACGAGAGGAGCCTCAACATCCTGCAGCAGCCAGCATCTTGTCCTCTACTTGTCCTCCTCCGTCTGGGATCCATCTACCTCCAGCAGGGGAAG TGTGAGCAAGCCAAAGTTGTCTACCTGCAGGCTTGTGAGCAGTCTCCGTCCTGCCTGACCTGGCTGGGCCTGGGCACCACCTATTACCGG ctGGAGGAGCTGAGTGTAGCTGAGGAAGCTTTGACTGAGGCCAACCATTTGAACACACAGAATGCAGAGGTGTGGGCTTACCTGTCTCTGATCTGCCTCAGG TCTGGAAGACAAAAAGAAGCAGAGCAGTTTTATAAATATGCAACAAGG TTCAACCTGCAGAAGGAGTCACTCCTCAAAGAGTTCAGTGAGCTGAAGGAGCAGCTCTGCTTCACTCATCTGGAGTCATGCTTCGGAACAAGCTCATGA